One genomic segment of Paraburkholderia aromaticivorans includes these proteins:
- a CDS encoding sensor histidine kinase: MNLTLTQRLSLVFSVLLLACCGASAFLQIRSSDLHEKEVIQSLSRNLADHIAHRTTLMDANGLRPDAVRQLFGQLMMVNPSVEVYLLDNQGRIKGDDAPAGHVKRAQVDLAPVRRFIAGEALPILDDDPRSVDGKKVFSAAPLQLSGQAPSGYIYVVLLGEEHDALAAQVAASSVLRTTLWSMALVALLGLLAGLTAFGLITRPLRRLTDAMRRFDAEGEPDTQPSVPRSSAGRRDEIAVLEATFAQMANRIGDQWRALTRQDQQRRELIANISHDLRTPLTSLHGYLETLSLKTDTLGETERKRYLAIALAQSVKVGRLAQALFELARLEQGNVQPALEPFSLMDLVQDVFQKFELPAEARHIQLRAAIPPRLPNVCADLGMIERVLTNLLDNAIRHTPAGGSIDIDLAHKDGKVSVTLSDTGPGIPPEQRAGLFERPFSAGGAHRGGGLGLLIVQRMLQLHHSQIRLVETAGTGTTFCFELPTAALKPGTAGILL; this comes from the coding sequence GTGAATCTGACGCTGACCCAGCGGCTTTCGCTCGTTTTCTCCGTGCTGTTGCTGGCATGCTGCGGCGCGTCCGCCTTTTTGCAAATCCGTTCGAGCGATCTGCACGAAAAGGAAGTCATCCAGAGCCTGTCGCGCAATCTCGCCGACCATATCGCGCACCGCACCACGCTGATGGACGCCAACGGCTTGCGGCCCGATGCGGTCCGGCAACTGTTCGGGCAACTGATGATGGTGAACCCGAGCGTCGAGGTGTATCTGCTCGACAATCAAGGGCGCATTAAAGGCGACGACGCGCCCGCCGGGCACGTGAAACGCGCGCAGGTGGATCTGGCGCCGGTCCGGCGCTTCATCGCGGGCGAGGCGCTGCCGATTCTCGACGACGACCCGCGCAGCGTCGACGGTAAAAAGGTGTTCAGCGCCGCGCCGCTGCAACTGAGCGGGCAGGCGCCGTCCGGGTATATCTACGTGGTGCTGCTAGGCGAAGAACACGACGCGCTCGCCGCGCAGGTGGCGGCCAGTTCCGTGTTGCGCACGACGTTGTGGTCGATGGCGCTGGTCGCCCTGTTGGGATTGCTCGCCGGGTTGACCGCATTCGGCCTGATCACGCGCCCGCTGCGCCGCCTGACCGACGCCATGCGCCGCTTCGACGCGGAAGGCGAGCCCGACACTCAGCCGAGCGTGCCGCGCTCGTCGGCTGGACGGCGCGACGAAATCGCCGTGCTCGAAGCCACGTTCGCGCAGATGGCGAACCGCATCGGCGATCAATGGCGCGCGCTCACCCGGCAGGATCAGCAGCGCCGCGAGTTGATCGCCAATATTTCACACGACCTGCGCACGCCGTTGACCTCCCTGCACGGCTACCTCGAGACACTGTCGCTGAAGACCGACACGCTCGGCGAAACGGAGCGCAAGCGCTATCTGGCAATCGCGCTCGCACAAAGCGTCAAGGTGGGCCGGCTTGCGCAGGCCTTGTTCGAACTGGCGAGGCTCGAACAAGGCAACGTGCAACCGGCGCTCGAGCCATTCTCGCTGATGGATCTGGTGCAGGACGTCTTTCAGAAGTTCGAATTGCCGGCCGAGGCGCGGCACATTCAGTTGCGCGCGGCTATTCCGCCACGTCTGCCGAATGTTTGCGCCGATCTGGGCATGATCGAGCGCGTCCTGACGAACCTGCTCGACAACGCGATTCGCCACACACCCGCGGGAGGATCGATCGACATCGATCTCGCGCACAAGGACGGCAAGGTGTCGGTCACGCTCAGCGACACGGGGCCCGGCATTCCACCCGAACAACGCGCCGGTCTGTTCGAACGGCCATTCAGCGCCGGCGGCGCGCATCGCGGCGGCGGACTCGGGTTGCTGATCGTCCAGCGCATGCTGCAACTGCACCATAGCCAGATACGGCTGGTCGAAACGGCGGGAACGGGCACGACGTTTTGCTTTGAATTGCCGACGGCTGCCCTCAAACCAGGTACCGCCGGCATCCTTCTATGA
- a CDS encoding OmpA family protein — translation MSEDIDGGVEQVAPIWPVFGDLMSVLLGAFVLILVGVIGVQLELSNKLEQEVKQRQLETQRRKTLEQALAGPLAAGRVTLVNGRIGISGNVLFALNSAQLQPQGRDLLKSLAGPLSAYLGANDEILMVSGFTDDQRLREGNRRFADNWELSAQRALTVTRALIDDGVPASSLFAAAFGSGQPVSSNADEQGRAKNRRVEIAPVPRPSTSPGKPRE, via the coding sequence ATGAGCGAGGACATCGACGGCGGCGTGGAGCAGGTCGCGCCGATCTGGCCGGTTTTCGGCGACCTGATGTCGGTGCTGCTCGGCGCCTTCGTGTTGATACTGGTGGGCGTCATAGGCGTGCAACTGGAGCTGTCGAACAAGCTGGAGCAGGAGGTCAAGCAGCGTCAGCTCGAAACGCAGCGCCGCAAGACGCTGGAGCAGGCGCTCGCCGGCCCGCTGGCAGCCGGGCGCGTGACGCTGGTGAATGGCCGCATCGGCATCAGCGGCAATGTGCTGTTCGCGCTGAACTCCGCGCAATTGCAGCCGCAAGGCCGGGATCTGCTCAAGAGTCTGGCCGGGCCGCTGTCCGCGTATCTCGGCGCCAATGACGAAATCCTGATGGTGAGCGGCTTTACCGACGACCAGCGCTTGCGCGAAGGCAACCGTCGCTTTGCCGACAACTGGGAGCTGTCGGCGCAGCGCGCATTGACGGTCACGCGCGCATTGATCGACGACGGCGTGCCCGCCTCGTCGCTCTTTGCCGCCGCGTTCGGTTCCGGGCAACCCGTGAGTTCGAATGCGGACGAGCAGGGACGCGCCAAAAACCGGCGCGTGGAAATCGCGCCGGTTCCACGGCCGTCGACCTCGCCGGGGAAGCCTCGTGAGTAA
- a CDS encoding DUF3348 domain-containing protein, protein MLQAPQRTALSGPALVRLLARLADADVPESRQSLSDRLSQWLGWTDAIALSSALNGNPPAVAAGARAFGSAEEADYVRARSSLAKAITGDSVFAAARRHGHASSGGAPTEPAADYAVFRQRYLAIQQSMETGIGNLRGRLRAMLAARTPAMARLAVVDAVMERALSERERNLLAAVPVLLAGHFERLRGAEQAALAAAEAAGDTASDASGNAAALTPGAWLNLFRKDMQSVLLAELDIRLQPVEGLLAALRAS, encoded by the coding sequence ATGTTGCAAGCCCCCCAGCGCACCGCGCTCAGCGGCCCGGCGCTCGTTCGCCTACTGGCGCGCCTCGCGGATGCCGACGTCCCCGAATCTAGGCAATCGCTCTCGGACCGGCTCAGCCAATGGCTCGGCTGGACCGACGCCATTGCGCTGTCCTCGGCGCTGAACGGCAATCCGCCCGCCGTCGCCGCCGGCGCGCGAGCCTTCGGCAGCGCCGAAGAGGCCGACTACGTCCGCGCGCGCAGCTCGCTGGCGAAGGCCATCACGGGCGATAGCGTGTTCGCCGCCGCGCGGCGGCACGGGCACGCGTCCTCGGGCGGCGCGCCCACGGAGCCCGCGGCCGACTACGCGGTGTTTCGTCAGCGCTATCTTGCCATCCAGCAGTCGATGGAAACGGGCATCGGCAATCTGCGCGGCCGGCTGCGAGCCATGCTGGCGGCCAGAACGCCTGCCATGGCGCGCCTCGCGGTGGTCGACGCGGTGATGGAGCGGGCGTTGAGCGAGCGCGAGCGCAATCTGCTCGCTGCCGTGCCCGTGCTGCTCGCTGGACATTTCGAGCGCTTGCGCGGGGCCGAGCAGGCGGCGCTGGCCGCCGCCGAGGCCGCGGGCGACACCGCCAGCGACGCCTCCGGCAACGCAGCGGCCCTCACGCCGGGCGCATGGCTGAACCTGTTCCGCAAGGATATGCAGAGCGTGTTGCTTGCCGAACTGGATATTCGTTTACAACCGGTCGAAGGGTTGCTCGCCGCCCTTCGCGCCAGCTAA
- a CDS encoding TerC family protein, producing MDFLLTLVTDPAAWAALLTLVVMEIVLGIDNLIFISILSNKLPQAQRARTQRLGIMLALVLRLGLLGTVAWIAQLTAPAVTLFGHAFSWRDLILLAGGLFLVWKATREIHHHVVHAEEERDNPSSTVQLTVAGAIGQILLLDIVFSVDSIITAVGMTDHMPIMFIAVISAVLVMLFAASPLSRFIDRNPTIVTLALSFLLVIGMTLIAEGFGSHVPKTYIYVAMAFSAFVEAMNMLVRRAKSKRALGTGQ from the coding sequence ATGGACTTCCTGCTCACACTCGTTACCGACCCCGCCGCATGGGCAGCGCTCCTCACACTGGTCGTGATGGAAATCGTGCTCGGCATCGACAACCTGATCTTCATCTCGATCCTCAGCAACAAGCTGCCGCAAGCGCAACGCGCACGCACGCAGCGCCTCGGCATCATGCTCGCGCTCGTGCTGCGGTTGGGTCTGCTCGGCACGGTCGCATGGATCGCGCAGTTGACCGCTCCCGCCGTCACCCTATTCGGCCACGCGTTTTCGTGGCGCGATCTGATTCTGCTGGCCGGCGGCCTGTTCCTTGTCTGGAAGGCCACACGTGAGATTCACCACCACGTGGTCCATGCCGAAGAAGAACGCGACAACCCGAGCAGCACCGTGCAGTTGACCGTGGCAGGCGCGATCGGCCAGATCCTGTTGCTCGATATCGTGTTTTCGGTCGACAGCATCATCACGGCGGTCGGCATGACGGACCATATGCCGATCATGTTCATCGCGGTGATTAGCGCTGTGCTGGTCATGCTGTTCGCAGCGAGCCCGCTGTCGCGCTTCATCGATCGCAATCCTACCATCGTCACGCTTGCACTGAGCTTCCTGCTCGTGATCGGCATGACGCTGATCGCGGAAGGTTTCGGCTCACACGTGCCGAAGACTTACATCTACGTGGCGATGGCGTTCTCCGCGTTCGTCGAGGCGATGAACATGCTGGTGCGCCGCGCGAAATCGAAGCGCGCGCTCGGCACCGGGCAATGA
- a CDS encoding NAD(P)/FAD-dependent oxidoreductase, with protein sequence MKFDTVVLGAGIVGVCVALHLQKRGRQVALVDRRLPGNETSFGNAGLIQREGVYPYAFPRGFGTLLRYARNQSPDVRYHADAIFKAAPFLWQYWRNSHPARHAEIAKSYATLIEHCVSEHRALAAEAGASALLRPIGWMKVFRTEAVRDKEMRAAEQWHREYDIEFETLDAGRLQQIEPDLDKTLVGGVRYPQSDSVSDPNALVTAYAKYFEALGGRFFIGDADTLRDGWQVDTEQGTISASSAVVALGPWSERASARLGYHLPLAVKRGYHMHYAPQGSARLHHPVLDAQNGYVLAPMARGIRLTTGAEIAHLDAPKTPTQLAAVEPAARALFPLGQRLDDEPWMGRRPCTPDMMPIIGPARKHDGLWFAFGHAHHGLTLGPITGRLIAEMMTGEATVVDSRPFSVERF encoded by the coding sequence ATGAAATTCGATACCGTTGTGCTCGGGGCGGGCATTGTCGGCGTGTGCGTCGCCTTGCATCTGCAAAAGCGCGGCCGCCAGGTCGCGTTGGTCGATCGCAGGCTGCCCGGCAATGAGACCTCGTTCGGCAATGCCGGGCTGATCCAGCGCGAGGGCGTTTATCCCTATGCTTTTCCTCGCGGGTTCGGCACGTTGCTTCGCTATGCGCGCAATCAGTCGCCGGACGTTCGCTACCATGCCGACGCCATCTTCAAGGCAGCGCCGTTCCTGTGGCAATACTGGCGCAACTCTCACCCGGCGCGGCACGCGGAAATTGCGAAGTCGTACGCCACGCTGATCGAGCACTGCGTGAGCGAACATCGAGCGCTCGCCGCCGAGGCCGGCGCGAGCGCGTTACTGCGCCCGATCGGCTGGATGAAGGTGTTTCGCACCGAAGCGGTCCGGGACAAGGAGATGCGCGCTGCCGAACAGTGGCATCGGGAATACGACATCGAGTTCGAAACACTCGACGCCGGCCGCCTGCAGCAGATCGAGCCCGATCTCGACAAGACGCTGGTCGGCGGCGTGCGCTATCCGCAATCCGATTCCGTGAGCGACCCGAACGCACTCGTCACCGCATACGCGAAATATTTCGAAGCGCTGGGCGGACGGTTCTTTATCGGCGATGCGGACACGCTACGCGATGGCTGGCAGGTCGATACGGAGCAAGGAACGATCTCGGCATCCTCCGCGGTCGTGGCGCTCGGGCCGTGGTCGGAGCGTGCGAGCGCGCGGCTGGGTTACCACCTGCCGCTGGCGGTCAAGCGCGGATACCACATGCACTACGCGCCGCAGGGGAGCGCCCGGCTGCATCACCCGGTGCTCGATGCGCAGAACGGCTACGTGCTGGCGCCGATGGCACGCGGCATCCGCTTGACGACGGGTGCGGAAATCGCCCACCTCGACGCGCCGAAAACACCGACCCAGCTTGCCGCCGTCGAGCCGGCCGCCCGCGCGCTATTTCCGTTGGGCCAGCGTCTCGACGACGAACCCTGGATGGGCCGGCGCCCGTGCACGCCGGACATGATGCCGATCATCGGGCCCGCGCGCAAACACGACGGCCTGTGGTTCGCGTTCGGCCATGCGCATCATGGGCTGACGCTAGGCCCGATCACCGGGCGCCTGATCGCCGAAATGATGACCGGCGAAGCCACCGTAGTGGACTCGCGGCCGTTCAGCGTGGAGCGCTTCTAA
- a CDS encoding zf-TFIIB domain-containing protein produces the protein MKCPVCKTTDLLMTERRSIEVDYCPDCRGVWLDRGELDKLIAQDAASHEVPAATRASREGHRDWGHSHDSQRGYDDRRTDYRTQKKKRSIFDVFDFD, from the coding sequence ATGAAATGCCCTGTATGCAAGACCACCGACCTGCTGATGACCGAACGCCGCTCGATCGAAGTCGACTACTGCCCGGATTGCCGCGGCGTGTGGCTCGATCGCGGCGAGCTCGACAAGCTGATCGCACAGGACGCGGCGAGCCACGAGGTGCCGGCCGCCACGCGCGCGAGCCGTGAGGGCCACCGGGACTGGGGTCACTCGCACGACAGCCAGCGCGGGTACGACGACCGTCGAACGGACTATCGGACGCAGAAGAAAAAGCGCTCAATTTTCGACGTGTTCGATTTCGACTGA
- a CDS encoding DUF2894 domain-containing protein, producing the protein MSNGDSDPASAARATLDAWRERGADRVDPVRFHFIEALARRAAGHSGEARRILDDRLAGLLEAYAGQIEGATPPADSGDAGARPDSSALADEPAQETLKSLVDAIARQHVLATLGSPRSATYPELAELDYFREVWSKVRTEKQMRQSLEQVPGNAGPLNSSSLVHRALSLMREVSPGYLKQFLSYVDALSWMEQISGGAAPAGKDAPRAGNAGKSARGKAR; encoded by the coding sequence GTGAGTAATGGTGATAGCGATCCGGCAAGCGCAGCCCGTGCGACGCTCGACGCGTGGCGCGAGCGCGGCGCCGACCGGGTGGATCCGGTGCGCTTCCATTTCATCGAGGCGCTGGCGCGGCGCGCGGCCGGGCACAGCGGCGAGGCGCGACGGATTCTGGATGACCGGCTGGCCGGTCTGCTGGAGGCCTATGCCGGGCAGATCGAGGGCGCGACACCTCCGGCTGACAGCGGCGACGCCGGTGCCCGCCCAGACAGCTCGGCGTTAGCAGACGAGCCCGCTCAAGAAACACTGAAGAGCCTGGTCGACGCCATCGCGCGTCAACATGTCCTCGCGACGCTCGGCTCGCCGCGATCCGCCACGTACCCGGAACTCGCGGAACTCGATTACTTCAGGGAAGTCTGGTCCAAAGTCCGCACCGAGAAGCAGATGCGGCAATCGCTGGAGCAGGTGCCCGGCAACGCCGGTCCGCTCAACTCGAGCAGTCTCGTACACCGGGCGCTCTCGCTGATGCGCGAAGTGTCGCCGGGCTATCTGAAGCAGTTCCTCTCCTATGTCGACGCCTTGTCGTGGATGGAACAGATCAGTGGTGGCGCGGCGCCGGCGGGTAAAGATGCGCCTCGCGCCGGCAACGCCGGCAAGAGCGCCCGCGGCAAAGCGCGCTGA
- a CDS encoding TerB family tellurite resistance protein, with protein sequence MRTYPRNSPQAAARIVALALTSDGHVSSAEERVLDRLNIAGELGLAPAQFEQIVQTLCEDHSVAQPSFAPPVGHLDPAMLTSLIDEIDDPALRRKVIRLCVAVAVADDHLADSEIALLAAVLNAWGPNLTPAARRQGLPSHVLRGYQRAAATT encoded by the coding sequence ATGCGCACCTATCCCCGTAACAGCCCCCAAGCCGCGGCACGCATCGTCGCGTTGGCCCTCACCTCCGACGGCCATGTCAGCAGCGCGGAAGAGCGTGTGCTGGACCGATTGAACATTGCTGGCGAACTCGGACTCGCGCCGGCGCAGTTCGAGCAGATCGTGCAGACGCTGTGTGAGGACCACTCGGTCGCCCAGCCCTCGTTCGCGCCGCCGGTGGGCCATCTCGATCCGGCCATGCTCACGAGCCTGATCGACGAGATCGACGATCCCGCGCTGCGTCGCAAGGTGATTCGCCTGTGTGTGGCCGTGGCGGTCGCCGACGACCATCTGGCGGACAGCGAAATCGCCTTGCTTGCCGCCGTATTGAACGCGTGGGGCCCCAATCTGACGCCGGCGGCGAGACGGCAGGGTCTCCCCTCGCACGTGCTGCGCGGTTATCAGCGCGCGGCGGCCACCACCTGA
- a CDS encoding DUF4148 domain-containing protein — MRLIPLNRLAVRALSGALAVSAALLLTSNGVYAQTSPSPGTHPLTRAEVRQELVELEAAGYDPSRGDDSNYPADIQEAERKVAAMHAAQTNALNDNQSAMQTMPMH, encoded by the coding sequence ATGAGACTGATCCCGCTTAACCGGCTCGCTGTGCGGGCCCTGTCCGGGGCACTCGCCGTGAGCGCGGCCCTTCTGCTGACATCAAACGGTGTCTACGCGCAAACGTCGCCCTCGCCCGGCACGCACCCGCTCACGCGCGCCGAAGTGCGCCAGGAACTCGTGGAGCTGGAAGCCGCCGGATATGACCCGTCCCGAGGCGATGACAGCAACTATCCCGCCGACATTCAGGAAGCGGAAAGAAAAGTCGCCGCCATGCACGCGGCCCAAACGAATGCGCTCAATGACAATCAGTCGGCCATGCAGACCATGCCCATGCATTGA
- a CDS encoding LysR family transcriptional regulator, whose protein sequence is MLNYRHLYYFWIVVKEGGFARAAERLDMAVQTISAQVRELEKSIGRQLLKPAGRGVTMTEAGETAFNRAEQIFQLGEALLDDMREAGGEGVARLAVGLSDGISKLAAHALLAPVLGTPSLRLLCHEGEHAELMSELALHRLDLVLACQPAPHNADLRVLSQRLAGSPVDWYGPTEIVRKSARAGFPQCLAEVPLLLPTRHAALRARLDRWFESQGIRPRIVGEFEDSALMAVFAARGLGVFPLAELGAEDLSLLRGLRWLGRADGVIEEIHAIRSRRGQHHGLASQVVAAAR, encoded by the coding sequence ATGCTCAACTACCGCCACCTGTACTATTTCTGGATCGTCGTGAAGGAGGGCGGCTTTGCGCGCGCGGCCGAGCGGCTCGACATGGCGGTTCAGACCATCAGCGCGCAAGTGCGTGAGCTGGAAAAATCGATCGGTCGGCAATTGCTGAAGCCGGCGGGGCGCGGCGTCACGATGACGGAAGCCGGCGAAACGGCGTTCAATCGCGCGGAGCAGATTTTTCAGCTCGGCGAAGCGCTGCTCGACGACATGCGCGAGGCGGGCGGCGAAGGCGTGGCGCGGCTCGCCGTCGGGCTTTCCGACGGCATTTCAAAGCTCGCGGCGCACGCGCTGCTGGCGCCGGTGCTCGGCACGCCGTCGCTCAGGTTGTTGTGTCACGAGGGCGAGCACGCGGAGTTGATGTCGGAGCTCGCCTTGCACCGGCTCGATCTCGTGCTCGCTTGCCAGCCGGCGCCGCACAATGCCGACTTGCGCGTGTTGAGCCAGCGCCTCGCCGGCTCGCCGGTGGATTGGTACGGGCCGACCGAGATCGTCCGCAAATCCGCGCGCGCGGGCTTTCCACAATGCCTCGCGGAGGTGCCTCTGCTGCTGCCCACCCGGCACGCCGCCTTGCGCGCGAGGCTCGACCGCTGGTTCGAATCGCAGGGCATCCGGCCACGCATCGTCGGCGAATTCGAGGACAGCGCGTTGATGGCGGTGTTCGCCGCGCGTGGCCTCGGCGTGTTTCCGCTCGCGGAACTGGGCGCGGAAGACCTGTCGCTGCTGCGGGGGCTGCGCTGGCTCGGCCGCGCGGACGGCGTGATCGAAGAGATCCATGCCATCCGCTCGCGTCGCGGCCAGCATCACGGGCTCGCGTCTCAGGTGGTGGCCGCCGCGCGCTGA
- a CDS encoding DUF802 domain-containing protein, with protein sequence MSRYRIDLVVFLAGLAAVCWIAAGYLGSNPLALAVTLLIGACYVAGALELHRYREATGTLTRAVAGLSAPPLGLGAWLEPLHPSLRNPVRLRVEGERVALPGPALTPYLVGLLVLLGMLGTLLGMVATLRGTGMALESATDLQAIRASLAAPVKGLGFAFGTSIAGVASSAMLGLLSALCRRERLQAAQMLDVKIATTLRIYSQTHQREEAFRLLQRQAEVMPTLVDRLQTMMTAIEQQSLALNERQLGSQEAFHARAEATYTRLAGSVEQSLKASVADSTRAAGAALQPVMEATMAGLARETAALHETVTHAVQRQLDGLSSGFEASTATVAELWNKALAGHQRSSEELAQRLRASLDRFTETFEQRSAGLLDGVAARLESAAGGVSQAWNEALSRQENVGEKLAASNQQALAAAAATFEQHAASLLRGVGQSHADLQTGLASKDEQRLAVWTEALGAMAATLSKEWEQSGARTADRQQQICETLAQTARDISAQTQAHASNTIAEIERLVQAAAEAPKAAANLQAELVSRDQQRLAAWTEALGAMAATLSKEWEQAGARTASRQQEICETLAQTARDISAQTQAHASGTIAEIGQLVQAASEAPKAAAEVVAELRQKLSDSMVRDTAMLEERSRLLATLETLLDAVNHASTEQRTAVDALVATSADLLERVGTRFTDRLELETGKLGSVAAQVTGSAVEVASLGEAFGAAVQVFGESNDKLVTHLQRIETALDKSLARSDEQLAYYVAQAREVIDLSVMSQKQIVEDLQQLAGRRAPAGAEAA encoded by the coding sequence ATGTCCAGATATCGTATTGATCTCGTTGTGTTTCTGGCAGGTCTGGCCGCTGTGTGCTGGATCGCCGCCGGCTACCTTGGTTCGAACCCGCTGGCGCTGGCCGTCACCTTATTGATCGGCGCTTGCTACGTGGCGGGCGCGCTCGAGCTGCACCGCTACCGCGAGGCTACCGGCACGCTGACGCGCGCCGTCGCGGGGCTGTCCGCGCCGCCGCTGGGCCTCGGCGCCTGGCTCGAACCCTTGCATCCCAGCCTGCGTAATCCGGTGCGCCTGCGCGTCGAGGGTGAGCGCGTGGCTTTGCCGGGGCCGGCGCTGACGCCTTATCTCGTCGGCTTGCTGGTGCTGCTGGGCATGCTGGGCACGCTGCTCGGCATGGTGGCCACTCTGCGCGGCACCGGCATGGCGCTGGAAAGCGCCACCGACCTGCAGGCGATCCGCGCCTCGCTGGCCGCGCCGGTCAAGGGGCTGGGCTTTGCGTTCGGCACCTCGATTGCGGGCGTGGCGAGCTCCGCCATGCTCGGACTGTTGTCCGCGTTGTGCCGGCGCGAGCGCCTGCAGGCGGCGCAGATGCTCGACGTGAAGATCGCCACGACGCTGCGCATCTACTCGCAGACCCATCAGCGCGAAGAAGCCTTCAGGCTGCTGCAGCGTCAGGCCGAGGTGATGCCGACGCTGGTCGACCGCCTGCAGACGATGATGACGGCCATCGAGCAGCAGAGCCTCGCCTTGAACGAGCGGCAGCTCGGCAGCCAGGAGGCTTTCCACGCGAGGGCCGAGGCCACTTACACGCGCCTCGCCGGCTCGGTCGAGCAGTCGTTGAAGGCCAGCGTGGCGGACAGCACGCGCGCCGCCGGCGCGGCGTTGCAGCCGGTCATGGAAGCCACGATGGCCGGCCTCGCGCGCGAAACGGCCGCGTTGCACGAGACCGTCACGCACGCCGTGCAGCGGCAACTGGACGGCCTGTCGAGCGGCTTCGAGGCGAGCACCGCGACCGTCGCGGAGCTCTGGAACAAGGCATTGGCGGGACATCAGCGTTCGAGCGAAGAACTGGCGCAGCGCCTGCGCGCCTCGCTGGATCGCTTCACCGAGACTTTCGAGCAACGCTCGGCCGGTTTGCTCGACGGCGTGGCCGCACGGCTGGAAAGCGCCGCGGGCGGCGTATCGCAGGCCTGGAACGAGGCGCTGTCGCGCCAGGAAAACGTCGGCGAGAAGCTCGCGGCCAGCAACCAGCAAGCCTTGGCGGCGGCCGCCGCGACCTTCGAGCAGCACGCGGCGTCGCTGCTGCGCGGCGTGGGACAGTCGCACGCGGACTTGCAGACCGGATTGGCCTCGAAGGACGAACAGCGGCTCGCCGTCTGGACCGAGGCGCTCGGCGCGATGGCGGCGACGTTGAGCAAGGAATGGGAACAGTCGGGCGCGCGCACCGCGGACCGTCAGCAGCAAATCTGCGAGACGCTGGCGCAAACGGCGCGCGACATCTCGGCTCAGACGCAGGCGCATGCGAGCAACACGATTGCCGAGATCGAGCGGCTCGTTCAGGCCGCAGCGGAAGCGCCGAAGGCCGCGGCGAACCTGCAGGCCGAGTTGGTCTCGCGGGATCAGCAGAGGCTGGCAGCCTGGACCGAGGCGCTCGGCGCGATGGCCGCGACGTTGAGCAAGGAGTGGGAGCAGGCGGGCGCGCGCACCGCGAGCCGCCAGCAGGAAATCTGCGAGACGCTGGCGCAAACCGCGCGCGATATTTCGGCCCAGACACAGGCGCACGCGAGCGGCACGATTGCCGAGATCGGCCAACTCGTGCAGGCGGCTTCGGAAGCACCCAAGGCCGCCGCCGAGGTCGTCGCCGAACTGCGCCAGAAGCTCTCCGACAGCATGGTGCGCGACACCGCGATGCTGGAGGAGCGCAGCCGCTTGCTGGCAACGCTGGAAACCCTGCTGGATGCCGTCAACCATGCGTCGACCGAGCAGCGCACGGCCGTCGACGCGCTCGTCGCCACTTCGGCGGATTTGCTGGAGCGCGTGGGGACGCGCTTTACCGACAGGCTCGAACTCGAAACCGGCAAGCTGGGCTCGGTGGCCGCGCAAGTCACCGGCAGCGCCGTCGAAGTGGCGAGCCTCGGCGAAGCGTTCGGCGCCGCCGTGCAAGTGTTCGGCGAGTCGAACGACAAGCTCGTCACGCATCTGCAGCGTATCGAAACCGCGCTCGACAAATCCCTCGCGCGCAGCGACGAACAGCTTGCGTATTACGTGGCGCAAGCGCGGGAAGTCATCGACCTGAGCGTGATGTCGCAGAAGCAGATCGTCGAAGACCTGCAGCAGCTCGCCGGCCGGCGCGCGCCAGCCGGAGCTGAAGCGGCATGA